From the genome of Salvelinus fontinalis isolate EN_2023a chromosome 20, ASM2944872v1, whole genome shotgun sequence, one region includes:
- the LOC129817234 gene encoding serine/threonine-protein phosphatase 2A 56 kDa regulatory subunit gamma isoform-like isoform X5 yields the protein MPNKAKKEKDSPKYGKVGKTGGQENSDIEQGSNRKGSNSVPPTTQLLKGKQLGSQMPVKKDKRQSSSRFSLSNNRELQKLPAFKDVPAAEQEKLFVQKLRQCCVLFDFLSDPLSDLKWKEVKRAALSEMVEYITHNGNVITEPIYPEVVHVFAVNMFRTLPPSSNPTGAEFDPEEDEPTLEAAWPHLQLVYEFFLRFLESPDFQPNVAKKYIDQKFVMQLLDLFDSEDPRERDFLKTTLHRIYGKFLGLRAYIRKQINNIFYSFIYETEHHNGIAELLEILGSIINGFALPLKEEHKMFLLKVLLPLHKVKSLSVYHPQLAYCVVQFLEKDSTLTEPTVMALLKYWPKTHSPKEVMFLNELEEILDVIEPSEFVKVMEPLFRQLAKCVSSPHFQVAERALYYWNNEYIMSLISDNAARILPIMFPSLYRNSKTHWNKTIHGLIYNALKLFMEMNQKLFDDCTQQFRAEKNKEKAKWKEREEAWVKIENLAKSNPQFLVYVDPSGLGSPMETDGPMIEDFNMLKKTIELQRNERKERPLVRRKSELPQDISTVNALETHRRAEDMVTPHDGH from the exons CAGGGCTCCAACAGAAAAGGCAGTAACAGTGTCCCTCCTACCACTCAGCTGCTGAAGGGCAAGCAGCTGGGTTCCCAGATGCCTGTCAAGAAGGACAAGAGGCAGAGCTCGTCCCGCTTCAGCCTCAGCAACAACAGAGAGCTGCAAAAGCTGCCTGCCTTCAAAG aTGTCCCTGCGGCGGAGCAGGAGAAGCTGTTTGTCCAGAAGCTGCGTCAGTGCTGTGTTCTCTTTGACTTTTTGTCGGATCCTCTGAGCGACCTGAAATGGAAGGAAGTGAAGCGGGCTGCGCTCAGCGAGATGGTGGAGTACATCACCCACAACGGGAACGTCATCACAGAGCCCATCTACCCAGAGGTGGTGCACGTG TTTGCAGTGAACATGTTCAGGACGTTGCCTCCATCGTCCAACCCCACAGGGGCGGAGTTTGACCCGGAGGAGGATGAGCCCACGCTAGAGGCAGCGTGGCcacacctacag CTCGTTTACGAGTTCTTCCTCCGGTTTCTAGAGTCTCCAGACTTTCAACCAAATGTAGCCAAGAAGTATATCGACCAGAAATTTGTGATGCAG CTATTGGACCTGTTTGACAGTGAAGACCCTAGGGAAAGGGACTTTCTAAAGACCACTCTGCATCGCATCTATGGCAAGTTCCTGGGCCTGAGAGCGTACATCAGGAAACAGATAAATAACATATTTTATAG CTTCATTTATGAAACGGAACATCATAACGGAATAGCGGAGTTATTggaaatattaggaag CATAATCAATGGGTTTGCCTTACCGTTGAAAGAGGAGCACAAGATGTTCCTGTTGAAGGTGTTGCTGCCTTTACACAAAGTCAAGTCCCTTAGTGTCTATCACCCACAG CTGGCATACTGCGTGGTGCAGTTTCTAGAGAAGGACAGCACCCTCACAGAACCG acagtgatggCTCTGTTGAAGTACTGGCCAAAGACCCACAGTCCAAAGGAGGTGATGTTCCTCAACGAGCTGGAGGAGATTTTGGACGTCATCGAACCCTCTGAGTTTGTCAAGGTCATGGAGCCCCTCTTCAGACAGCTGGCCAAGTGTGTGTCCAGCCCACACTTCCAG GTGGCAGAGAGAGCGCTGTACTACTGGAACAACGAGTACATCATGAGTCTGATCAGTGACAATGCCGCCAGAATCCTCCCTATCATGTTCCCCTCGCTCTACCGCAACTCCAAGACCCACTGGAACAA GACGATCCACGGTCTGATCTACAACGCCCTGAAGCTCTTCATGGAGATGAACCAGAAGCTATTCGACGACTGCACACAGCAGTTCCGAGCAGAGAAGAACAA AGAGAAGGCCAAGTGGAAAGAGCGAGAAGAAGCGTGGGTGAAGATCGAGAATCTGGCCAAGTCCAACCCTCAG TTCCTGGTGTACGTGGACCCGTCAGGCCTGGGTAGTCCCATGGAGACAGACGGACCAATGATAGAGGACTTCAACATGCTGAagaagactatagag CTCCAGAGGAATGAGCGTAAGGAGCGTCCGCTGGTCAGGAGGAAGTCTGAGCTGCCTCAAGACATTTCCACCGTCAATGCCCTGGAGACGCACCGGAGGGCCGAGGACATGGTCACACCACACGACGGCCACTAG
- the LOC129817234 gene encoding serine/threonine-protein phosphatase 2A 56 kDa regulatory subunit gamma isoform-like isoform X1: protein MPNKAKKEKDSPKYGKVGKTGGQENSDIEQGSNRKGSNSVPPTTQLLKGKQLGSQMPVKKDKRQSSSRFSLSNNRELQKLPAFKDVPAAEQEKLFVQKLRQCCVLFDFLSDPLSDLKWKEVKRAALSEMVEYITHNGNVITEPIYPEVVHVFAVNMFRTLPPSSNPTGAEFDPEEDEPTLEAAWPHLQLVYEFFLRFLESPDFQPNVAKKYIDQKFVMQLLDLFDSEDPRERDFLKTTLHRIYGKFLGLRAYIRKQINNIFYSFIYETEHHNGIAELLEILGSIINGFALPLKEEHKMFLLKVLLPLHKVKSLSVYHPQLAYCVVQFLEKDSTLTEPTVMALLKYWPKTHSPKEVMFLNELEEILDVIEPSEFVKVMEPLFRQLAKCVSSPHFQVAERALYYWNNEYIMSLISDNAARILPIMFPSLYRNSKTHWNKTIHGLIYNALKLFMEMNQKLFDDCTQQFRAEKNKEKAKWKEREEAWVKIENLAKSNPQFLVYVDPSGLGSPMETDGPMIEDFNMLKKTIEVEATQLQRNERKERPLVRRKSELPQDISTVNALETHRRAEDMVTPHDGH, encoded by the exons CAGGGCTCCAACAGAAAAGGCAGTAACAGTGTCCCTCCTACCACTCAGCTGCTGAAGGGCAAGCAGCTGGGTTCCCAGATGCCTGTCAAGAAGGACAAGAGGCAGAGCTCGTCCCGCTTCAGCCTCAGCAACAACAGAGAGCTGCAAAAGCTGCCTGCCTTCAAAG aTGTCCCTGCGGCGGAGCAGGAGAAGCTGTTTGTCCAGAAGCTGCGTCAGTGCTGTGTTCTCTTTGACTTTTTGTCGGATCCTCTGAGCGACCTGAAATGGAAGGAAGTGAAGCGGGCTGCGCTCAGCGAGATGGTGGAGTACATCACCCACAACGGGAACGTCATCACAGAGCCCATCTACCCAGAGGTGGTGCACGTG TTTGCAGTGAACATGTTCAGGACGTTGCCTCCATCGTCCAACCCCACAGGGGCGGAGTTTGACCCGGAGGAGGATGAGCCCACGCTAGAGGCAGCGTGGCcacacctacag CTCGTTTACGAGTTCTTCCTCCGGTTTCTAGAGTCTCCAGACTTTCAACCAAATGTAGCCAAGAAGTATATCGACCAGAAATTTGTGATGCAG CTATTGGACCTGTTTGACAGTGAAGACCCTAGGGAAAGGGACTTTCTAAAGACCACTCTGCATCGCATCTATGGCAAGTTCCTGGGCCTGAGAGCGTACATCAGGAAACAGATAAATAACATATTTTATAG CTTCATTTATGAAACGGAACATCATAACGGAATAGCGGAGTTATTggaaatattaggaag CATAATCAATGGGTTTGCCTTACCGTTGAAAGAGGAGCACAAGATGTTCCTGTTGAAGGTGTTGCTGCCTTTACACAAAGTCAAGTCCCTTAGTGTCTATCACCCACAG CTGGCATACTGCGTGGTGCAGTTTCTAGAGAAGGACAGCACCCTCACAGAACCG acagtgatggCTCTGTTGAAGTACTGGCCAAAGACCCACAGTCCAAAGGAGGTGATGTTCCTCAACGAGCTGGAGGAGATTTTGGACGTCATCGAACCCTCTGAGTTTGTCAAGGTCATGGAGCCCCTCTTCAGACAGCTGGCCAAGTGTGTGTCCAGCCCACACTTCCAG GTGGCAGAGAGAGCGCTGTACTACTGGAACAACGAGTACATCATGAGTCTGATCAGTGACAATGCCGCCAGAATCCTCCCTATCATGTTCCCCTCGCTCTACCGCAACTCCAAGACCCACTGGAACAA GACGATCCACGGTCTGATCTACAACGCCCTGAAGCTCTTCATGGAGATGAACCAGAAGCTATTCGACGACTGCACACAGCAGTTCCGAGCAGAGAAGAACAA AGAGAAGGCCAAGTGGAAAGAGCGAGAAGAAGCGTGGGTGAAGATCGAGAATCTGGCCAAGTCCAACCCTCAG TTCCTGGTGTACGTGGACCCGTCAGGCCTGGGTAGTCCCATGGAGACAGACGGACCAATGATAGAGGACTTCAACATGCTGAagaagactatagaggtagaggcCACACAG CTCCAGAGGAATGAGCGTAAGGAGCGTCCGCTGGTCAGGAGGAAGTCTGAGCTGCCTCAAGACATTTCCACCGTCAATGCCCTGGAGACGCACCGGAGGGCCGAGGACATGGTCACACCACACGACGGCCACTAG
- the LOC129817234 gene encoding serine/threonine-protein phosphatase 2A 56 kDa regulatory subunit gamma isoform-like isoform X3: MPNKAKKEDSPKYGKVGKTGGQENSDIEQGSNRKGSNSVPPTTQLLKGKQLGSQMPVKKDKRQSSSRFSLSNNRELQKLPAFKDVPAAEQEKLFVQKLRQCCVLFDFLSDPLSDLKWKEVKRAALSEMVEYITHNGNVITEPIYPEVVHVFAVNMFRTLPPSSNPTGAEFDPEEDEPTLEAAWPHLQLVYEFFLRFLESPDFQPNVAKKYIDQKFVMQLLDLFDSEDPRERDFLKTTLHRIYGKFLGLRAYIRKQINNIFYSFIYETEHHNGIAELLEILGSIINGFALPLKEEHKMFLLKVLLPLHKVKSLSVYHPQLAYCVVQFLEKDSTLTEPTVMALLKYWPKTHSPKEVMFLNELEEILDVIEPSEFVKVMEPLFRQLAKCVSSPHFQVAERALYYWNNEYIMSLISDNAARILPIMFPSLYRNSKTHWNKTIHGLIYNALKLFMEMNQKLFDDCTQQFRAEKNKEKAKWKEREEAWVKIENLAKSNPQFLVYVDPSGLGSPMETDGPMIEDFNMLKKTIEVEATQLQRNERKERPLVRRKSELPQDISTVNALETHRRAEDMVTPHDGH, translated from the exons CAGGGCTCCAACAGAAAAGGCAGTAACAGTGTCCCTCCTACCACTCAGCTGCTGAAGGGCAAGCAGCTGGGTTCCCAGATGCCTGTCAAGAAGGACAAGAGGCAGAGCTCGTCCCGCTTCAGCCTCAGCAACAACAGAGAGCTGCAAAAGCTGCCTGCCTTCAAAG aTGTCCCTGCGGCGGAGCAGGAGAAGCTGTTTGTCCAGAAGCTGCGTCAGTGCTGTGTTCTCTTTGACTTTTTGTCGGATCCTCTGAGCGACCTGAAATGGAAGGAAGTGAAGCGGGCTGCGCTCAGCGAGATGGTGGAGTACATCACCCACAACGGGAACGTCATCACAGAGCCCATCTACCCAGAGGTGGTGCACGTG TTTGCAGTGAACATGTTCAGGACGTTGCCTCCATCGTCCAACCCCACAGGGGCGGAGTTTGACCCGGAGGAGGATGAGCCCACGCTAGAGGCAGCGTGGCcacacctacag CTCGTTTACGAGTTCTTCCTCCGGTTTCTAGAGTCTCCAGACTTTCAACCAAATGTAGCCAAGAAGTATATCGACCAGAAATTTGTGATGCAG CTATTGGACCTGTTTGACAGTGAAGACCCTAGGGAAAGGGACTTTCTAAAGACCACTCTGCATCGCATCTATGGCAAGTTCCTGGGCCTGAGAGCGTACATCAGGAAACAGATAAATAACATATTTTATAG CTTCATTTATGAAACGGAACATCATAACGGAATAGCGGAGTTATTggaaatattaggaag CATAATCAATGGGTTTGCCTTACCGTTGAAAGAGGAGCACAAGATGTTCCTGTTGAAGGTGTTGCTGCCTTTACACAAAGTCAAGTCCCTTAGTGTCTATCACCCACAG CTGGCATACTGCGTGGTGCAGTTTCTAGAGAAGGACAGCACCCTCACAGAACCG acagtgatggCTCTGTTGAAGTACTGGCCAAAGACCCACAGTCCAAAGGAGGTGATGTTCCTCAACGAGCTGGAGGAGATTTTGGACGTCATCGAACCCTCTGAGTTTGTCAAGGTCATGGAGCCCCTCTTCAGACAGCTGGCCAAGTGTGTGTCCAGCCCACACTTCCAG GTGGCAGAGAGAGCGCTGTACTACTGGAACAACGAGTACATCATGAGTCTGATCAGTGACAATGCCGCCAGAATCCTCCCTATCATGTTCCCCTCGCTCTACCGCAACTCCAAGACCCACTGGAACAA GACGATCCACGGTCTGATCTACAACGCCCTGAAGCTCTTCATGGAGATGAACCAGAAGCTATTCGACGACTGCACACAGCAGTTCCGAGCAGAGAAGAACAA AGAGAAGGCCAAGTGGAAAGAGCGAGAAGAAGCGTGGGTGAAGATCGAGAATCTGGCCAAGTCCAACCCTCAG TTCCTGGTGTACGTGGACCCGTCAGGCCTGGGTAGTCCCATGGAGACAGACGGACCAATGATAGAGGACTTCAACATGCTGAagaagactatagaggtagaggcCACACAG CTCCAGAGGAATGAGCGTAAGGAGCGTCCGCTGGTCAGGAGGAAGTCTGAGCTGCCTCAAGACATTTCCACCGTCAATGCCCTGGAGACGCACCGGAGGGCCGAGGACATGGTCACACCACACGACGGCCACTAG
- the LOC129817234 gene encoding serine/threonine-protein phosphatase 2A 56 kDa regulatory subunit gamma isoform-like isoform X4 — MPNKAKKEDSPKYGKVGKTGGQENSDIEGSNRKGSNSVPPTTQLLKGKQLGSQMPVKKDKRQSSSRFSLSNNRELQKLPAFKDVPAAEQEKLFVQKLRQCCVLFDFLSDPLSDLKWKEVKRAALSEMVEYITHNGNVITEPIYPEVVHVFAVNMFRTLPPSSNPTGAEFDPEEDEPTLEAAWPHLQLVYEFFLRFLESPDFQPNVAKKYIDQKFVMQLLDLFDSEDPRERDFLKTTLHRIYGKFLGLRAYIRKQINNIFYSFIYETEHHNGIAELLEILGSIINGFALPLKEEHKMFLLKVLLPLHKVKSLSVYHPQLAYCVVQFLEKDSTLTEPTVMALLKYWPKTHSPKEVMFLNELEEILDVIEPSEFVKVMEPLFRQLAKCVSSPHFQVAERALYYWNNEYIMSLISDNAARILPIMFPSLYRNSKTHWNKTIHGLIYNALKLFMEMNQKLFDDCTQQFRAEKNKEKAKWKEREEAWVKIENLAKSNPQFLVYVDPSGLGSPMETDGPMIEDFNMLKKTIEVEATQLQRNERKERPLVRRKSELPQDISTVNALETHRRAEDMVTPHDGH, encoded by the exons GGCTCCAACAGAAAAGGCAGTAACAGTGTCCCTCCTACCACTCAGCTGCTGAAGGGCAAGCAGCTGGGTTCCCAGATGCCTGTCAAGAAGGACAAGAGGCAGAGCTCGTCCCGCTTCAGCCTCAGCAACAACAGAGAGCTGCAAAAGCTGCCTGCCTTCAAAG aTGTCCCTGCGGCGGAGCAGGAGAAGCTGTTTGTCCAGAAGCTGCGTCAGTGCTGTGTTCTCTTTGACTTTTTGTCGGATCCTCTGAGCGACCTGAAATGGAAGGAAGTGAAGCGGGCTGCGCTCAGCGAGATGGTGGAGTACATCACCCACAACGGGAACGTCATCACAGAGCCCATCTACCCAGAGGTGGTGCACGTG TTTGCAGTGAACATGTTCAGGACGTTGCCTCCATCGTCCAACCCCACAGGGGCGGAGTTTGACCCGGAGGAGGATGAGCCCACGCTAGAGGCAGCGTGGCcacacctacag CTCGTTTACGAGTTCTTCCTCCGGTTTCTAGAGTCTCCAGACTTTCAACCAAATGTAGCCAAGAAGTATATCGACCAGAAATTTGTGATGCAG CTATTGGACCTGTTTGACAGTGAAGACCCTAGGGAAAGGGACTTTCTAAAGACCACTCTGCATCGCATCTATGGCAAGTTCCTGGGCCTGAGAGCGTACATCAGGAAACAGATAAATAACATATTTTATAG CTTCATTTATGAAACGGAACATCATAACGGAATAGCGGAGTTATTggaaatattaggaag CATAATCAATGGGTTTGCCTTACCGTTGAAAGAGGAGCACAAGATGTTCCTGTTGAAGGTGTTGCTGCCTTTACACAAAGTCAAGTCCCTTAGTGTCTATCACCCACAG CTGGCATACTGCGTGGTGCAGTTTCTAGAGAAGGACAGCACCCTCACAGAACCG acagtgatggCTCTGTTGAAGTACTGGCCAAAGACCCACAGTCCAAAGGAGGTGATGTTCCTCAACGAGCTGGAGGAGATTTTGGACGTCATCGAACCCTCTGAGTTTGTCAAGGTCATGGAGCCCCTCTTCAGACAGCTGGCCAAGTGTGTGTCCAGCCCACACTTCCAG GTGGCAGAGAGAGCGCTGTACTACTGGAACAACGAGTACATCATGAGTCTGATCAGTGACAATGCCGCCAGAATCCTCCCTATCATGTTCCCCTCGCTCTACCGCAACTCCAAGACCCACTGGAACAA GACGATCCACGGTCTGATCTACAACGCCCTGAAGCTCTTCATGGAGATGAACCAGAAGCTATTCGACGACTGCACACAGCAGTTCCGAGCAGAGAAGAACAA AGAGAAGGCCAAGTGGAAAGAGCGAGAAGAAGCGTGGGTGAAGATCGAGAATCTGGCCAAGTCCAACCCTCAG TTCCTGGTGTACGTGGACCCGTCAGGCCTGGGTAGTCCCATGGAGACAGACGGACCAATGATAGAGGACTTCAACATGCTGAagaagactatagaggtagaggcCACACAG CTCCAGAGGAATGAGCGTAAGGAGCGTCCGCTGGTCAGGAGGAAGTCTGAGCTGCCTCAAGACATTTCCACCGTCAATGCCCTGGAGACGCACCGGAGGGCCGAGGACATGGTCACACCACACGACGGCCACTAG
- the LOC129817234 gene encoding serine/threonine-protein phosphatase 2A 56 kDa regulatory subunit gamma isoform-like isoform X2 — translation MPNKAKKEKDSPKYGKVGKTGGQENSDIEGSNRKGSNSVPPTTQLLKGKQLGSQMPVKKDKRQSSSRFSLSNNRELQKLPAFKDVPAAEQEKLFVQKLRQCCVLFDFLSDPLSDLKWKEVKRAALSEMVEYITHNGNVITEPIYPEVVHVFAVNMFRTLPPSSNPTGAEFDPEEDEPTLEAAWPHLQLVYEFFLRFLESPDFQPNVAKKYIDQKFVMQLLDLFDSEDPRERDFLKTTLHRIYGKFLGLRAYIRKQINNIFYSFIYETEHHNGIAELLEILGSIINGFALPLKEEHKMFLLKVLLPLHKVKSLSVYHPQLAYCVVQFLEKDSTLTEPTVMALLKYWPKTHSPKEVMFLNELEEILDVIEPSEFVKVMEPLFRQLAKCVSSPHFQVAERALYYWNNEYIMSLISDNAARILPIMFPSLYRNSKTHWNKTIHGLIYNALKLFMEMNQKLFDDCTQQFRAEKNKEKAKWKEREEAWVKIENLAKSNPQFLVYVDPSGLGSPMETDGPMIEDFNMLKKTIEVEATQLQRNERKERPLVRRKSELPQDISTVNALETHRRAEDMVTPHDGH, via the exons GGCTCCAACAGAAAAGGCAGTAACAGTGTCCCTCCTACCACTCAGCTGCTGAAGGGCAAGCAGCTGGGTTCCCAGATGCCTGTCAAGAAGGACAAGAGGCAGAGCTCGTCCCGCTTCAGCCTCAGCAACAACAGAGAGCTGCAAAAGCTGCCTGCCTTCAAAG aTGTCCCTGCGGCGGAGCAGGAGAAGCTGTTTGTCCAGAAGCTGCGTCAGTGCTGTGTTCTCTTTGACTTTTTGTCGGATCCTCTGAGCGACCTGAAATGGAAGGAAGTGAAGCGGGCTGCGCTCAGCGAGATGGTGGAGTACATCACCCACAACGGGAACGTCATCACAGAGCCCATCTACCCAGAGGTGGTGCACGTG TTTGCAGTGAACATGTTCAGGACGTTGCCTCCATCGTCCAACCCCACAGGGGCGGAGTTTGACCCGGAGGAGGATGAGCCCACGCTAGAGGCAGCGTGGCcacacctacag CTCGTTTACGAGTTCTTCCTCCGGTTTCTAGAGTCTCCAGACTTTCAACCAAATGTAGCCAAGAAGTATATCGACCAGAAATTTGTGATGCAG CTATTGGACCTGTTTGACAGTGAAGACCCTAGGGAAAGGGACTTTCTAAAGACCACTCTGCATCGCATCTATGGCAAGTTCCTGGGCCTGAGAGCGTACATCAGGAAACAGATAAATAACATATTTTATAG CTTCATTTATGAAACGGAACATCATAACGGAATAGCGGAGTTATTggaaatattaggaag CATAATCAATGGGTTTGCCTTACCGTTGAAAGAGGAGCACAAGATGTTCCTGTTGAAGGTGTTGCTGCCTTTACACAAAGTCAAGTCCCTTAGTGTCTATCACCCACAG CTGGCATACTGCGTGGTGCAGTTTCTAGAGAAGGACAGCACCCTCACAGAACCG acagtgatggCTCTGTTGAAGTACTGGCCAAAGACCCACAGTCCAAAGGAGGTGATGTTCCTCAACGAGCTGGAGGAGATTTTGGACGTCATCGAACCCTCTGAGTTTGTCAAGGTCATGGAGCCCCTCTTCAGACAGCTGGCCAAGTGTGTGTCCAGCCCACACTTCCAG GTGGCAGAGAGAGCGCTGTACTACTGGAACAACGAGTACATCATGAGTCTGATCAGTGACAATGCCGCCAGAATCCTCCCTATCATGTTCCCCTCGCTCTACCGCAACTCCAAGACCCACTGGAACAA GACGATCCACGGTCTGATCTACAACGCCCTGAAGCTCTTCATGGAGATGAACCAGAAGCTATTCGACGACTGCACACAGCAGTTCCGAGCAGAGAAGAACAA AGAGAAGGCCAAGTGGAAAGAGCGAGAAGAAGCGTGGGTGAAGATCGAGAATCTGGCCAAGTCCAACCCTCAG TTCCTGGTGTACGTGGACCCGTCAGGCCTGGGTAGTCCCATGGAGACAGACGGACCAATGATAGAGGACTTCAACATGCTGAagaagactatagaggtagaggcCACACAG CTCCAGAGGAATGAGCGTAAGGAGCGTCCGCTGGTCAGGAGGAAGTCTGAGCTGCCTCAAGACATTTCCACCGTCAATGCCCTGGAGACGCACCGGAGGGCCGAGGACATGGTCACACCACACGACGGCCACTAG
- the LOC129817234 gene encoding serine/threonine-protein phosphatase 2A 56 kDa regulatory subunit gamma isoform-like isoform X6, which translates to MLTCTRAASAMILDAPNSNGPFQPVALMHFRDVPAAEQEKLFVQKLRQCCVLFDFLSDPLSDLKWKEVKRAALSEMVEYITHNGNVITEPIYPEVVHVFAVNMFRTLPPSSNPTGAEFDPEEDEPTLEAAWPHLQLVYEFFLRFLESPDFQPNVAKKYIDQKFVMQLLDLFDSEDPRERDFLKTTLHRIYGKFLGLRAYIRKQINNIFYSFIYETEHHNGIAELLEILGSIINGFALPLKEEHKMFLLKVLLPLHKVKSLSVYHPQLAYCVVQFLEKDSTLTEPTVMALLKYWPKTHSPKEVMFLNELEEILDVIEPSEFVKVMEPLFRQLAKCVSSPHFQVAERALYYWNNEYIMSLISDNAARILPIMFPSLYRNSKTHWNKTIHGLIYNALKLFMEMNQKLFDDCTQQFRAEKNKEKAKWKEREEAWVKIENLAKSNPQFLVYVDPSGLGSPMETDGPMIEDFNMLKKTIEVEATQLQRNERKERPLVRRKSELPQDISTVNALETHRRAEDMVTPHDGH; encoded by the exons ATGTTGACATGTACTAGAGCTGCCAGTGCGATGATTCTGGATGCACCAAACTCAAATGGGCCTTTCCAGCCCGTGGCCCTCATGCATTTTAGAG aTGTCCCTGCGGCGGAGCAGGAGAAGCTGTTTGTCCAGAAGCTGCGTCAGTGCTGTGTTCTCTTTGACTTTTTGTCGGATCCTCTGAGCGACCTGAAATGGAAGGAAGTGAAGCGGGCTGCGCTCAGCGAGATGGTGGAGTACATCACCCACAACGGGAACGTCATCACAGAGCCCATCTACCCAGAGGTGGTGCACGTG TTTGCAGTGAACATGTTCAGGACGTTGCCTCCATCGTCCAACCCCACAGGGGCGGAGTTTGACCCGGAGGAGGATGAGCCCACGCTAGAGGCAGCGTGGCcacacctacag CTCGTTTACGAGTTCTTCCTCCGGTTTCTAGAGTCTCCAGACTTTCAACCAAATGTAGCCAAGAAGTATATCGACCAGAAATTTGTGATGCAG CTATTGGACCTGTTTGACAGTGAAGACCCTAGGGAAAGGGACTTTCTAAAGACCACTCTGCATCGCATCTATGGCAAGTTCCTGGGCCTGAGAGCGTACATCAGGAAACAGATAAATAACATATTTTATAG CTTCATTTATGAAACGGAACATCATAACGGAATAGCGGAGTTATTggaaatattaggaag CATAATCAATGGGTTTGCCTTACCGTTGAAAGAGGAGCACAAGATGTTCCTGTTGAAGGTGTTGCTGCCTTTACACAAAGTCAAGTCCCTTAGTGTCTATCACCCACAG CTGGCATACTGCGTGGTGCAGTTTCTAGAGAAGGACAGCACCCTCACAGAACCG acagtgatggCTCTGTTGAAGTACTGGCCAAAGACCCACAGTCCAAAGGAGGTGATGTTCCTCAACGAGCTGGAGGAGATTTTGGACGTCATCGAACCCTCTGAGTTTGTCAAGGTCATGGAGCCCCTCTTCAGACAGCTGGCCAAGTGTGTGTCCAGCCCACACTTCCAG GTGGCAGAGAGAGCGCTGTACTACTGGAACAACGAGTACATCATGAGTCTGATCAGTGACAATGCCGCCAGAATCCTCCCTATCATGTTCCCCTCGCTCTACCGCAACTCCAAGACCCACTGGAACAA GACGATCCACGGTCTGATCTACAACGCCCTGAAGCTCTTCATGGAGATGAACCAGAAGCTATTCGACGACTGCACACAGCAGTTCCGAGCAGAGAAGAACAA AGAGAAGGCCAAGTGGAAAGAGCGAGAAGAAGCGTGGGTGAAGATCGAGAATCTGGCCAAGTCCAACCCTCAG TTCCTGGTGTACGTGGACCCGTCAGGCCTGGGTAGTCCCATGGAGACAGACGGACCAATGATAGAGGACTTCAACATGCTGAagaagactatagaggtagaggcCACACAG CTCCAGAGGAATGAGCGTAAGGAGCGTCCGCTGGTCAGGAGGAAGTCTGAGCTGCCTCAAGACATTTCCACCGTCAATGCCCTGGAGACGCACCGGAGGGCCGAGGACATGGTCACACCACACGACGGCCACTAG